In a single window of the Terrirubrum flagellatum genome:
- a CDS encoding protein-disulfide reductase DsbD domain-containing protein, whose translation MVRQPAGAYSEIMLSRRTFGLAMTAGAMAPALPRMSLAGPENFASPWSRGSHSAVRLLAAGKDPASGDFVAGLEFELAKGFKTYWRDPGDAGVPPNFDWSGSENIASAEVLWPAPIRFEDGAGFSIGYYGPLILPVKAKPRDARAPARLELKIDYAICETMCIPAQGAVSLALMDGPPGPHAGAIADAIAKVPASVAIGAASPSGLSIVSIKVIEGKKAALAAEVIAPDAAQALDLFIEGPKGSFFGKPVIETIAAKPGDMGSRRRLIAPIEERARDLAQWPLCLTLVADAKAIETDVTIDAPAKK comes from the coding sequence ATGGTTCGCCAACCCGCGGGCGCCTATAGTGAAATCATGCTCTCGCGACGGACATTCGGACTGGCGATGACGGCTGGCGCGATGGCGCCAGCGCTTCCGCGCATGTCTCTGGCGGGGCCGGAGAATTTCGCCTCGCCCTGGAGCCGGGGCTCCCATTCCGCCGTTCGCCTTCTCGCGGCCGGCAAGGACCCGGCGTCAGGCGACTTCGTCGCCGGCCTCGAATTCGAGCTCGCCAAAGGGTTCAAGACCTACTGGCGCGATCCCGGCGACGCCGGCGTGCCGCCCAATTTCGACTGGTCGGGCTCGGAGAATATCGCCTCGGCCGAAGTGCTCTGGCCGGCGCCGATCCGCTTCGAGGACGGTGCGGGATTTTCGATCGGCTATTACGGGCCGCTCATTCTCCCGGTGAAGGCGAAACCGAGAGATGCGCGCGCGCCGGCGCGGTTGGAGCTCAAGATCGATTACGCCATCTGCGAGACGATGTGCATTCCCGCCCAAGGCGCCGTTTCGCTCGCGCTGATGGATGGGCCGCCGGGCCCGCACGCCGGCGCGATCGCCGACGCCATCGCAAAGGTTCCGGCGTCCGTCGCCATCGGCGCCGCCTCGCCGTCGGGATTGTCGATCGTCTCAATCAAGGTGATCGAGGGCAAGAAAGCGGCGCTCGCGGCCGAAGTCATCGCGCCCGACGCGGCGCAGGCGCTCGATCTCTTCATCGAGGGACCGAAGGGAAGCTTTTTCGGCAAACCTGTTATCGAAACGATCGCGGCGAAGCCCGGCGATATGGGATCGCGGCGGCGCCTGATCGCGCCAATCGAGGAGCGCGCCAGGGATCTCGCGCAATGGCCGCTTTGCCTCACGCTGGTCGCAGACGCAAAGGCGATCGAGACCGACGTCACCATCGACGCGCCCGCAAAGAAGTGA
- a CDS encoding homoserine kinase, with product MAVYTEVGDDELARFVAGYDIGALLSAKGIAEGVENSNYLLHTEKAFFILTLYEKRVKQEELPFFIGLMEHLNRRGLNCPLPVANRAGKALGELAQRPAAIVTFLDGMGVKRPKAAHCGAVGEALARLHEAGRDFAMERRNALTVDGWRPLFDRAQDRADTVSPGLVARAEHALSSLEREWPKDLPRGVIHADLFPDNVFFIGQELSGLIDFYFACTDFLSYDLAVCLNAWCFEPDASFNLTKGQAMIAGYERVRKLEDAEIAALPLLCRGAALRFMLTRLVDWLNVPPGALVRPKDPLEYDRKLSVHSRVTSAREYGLMR from the coding sequence ATGGCGGTTTACACGGAGGTGGGCGACGACGAACTCGCGCGCTTCGTCGCCGGCTACGACATCGGCGCGTTGCTCTCGGCCAAGGGTATCGCCGAAGGCGTCGAGAACTCGAATTATCTCCTGCATACGGAGAAGGCGTTCTTCATCCTCACGCTCTACGAGAAGCGCGTGAAGCAGGAGGAGCTGCCCTTCTTCATCGGCCTCATGGAGCATTTGAACAGGCGCGGTCTCAACTGCCCGCTGCCGGTCGCCAATCGCGCGGGCAAGGCGCTCGGCGAATTGGCGCAGCGACCCGCCGCGATCGTGACTTTTCTCGACGGCATGGGCGTGAAGCGGCCGAAGGCGGCCCATTGCGGCGCGGTTGGCGAAGCGCTGGCGCGGCTGCACGAGGCCGGTCGCGATTTTGCGATGGAGCGCAGGAACGCGCTCACCGTCGACGGTTGGCGGCCGCTGTTCGATCGCGCGCAAGACCGCGCCGATACGGTGTCGCCCGGTCTCGTGGCGCGTGCGGAGCACGCCTTGTCTTCGCTTGAAAGAGAATGGCCGAAGGATTTGCCGCGCGGCGTCATCCATGCCGATCTCTTTCCCGACAACGTCTTCTTCATCGGTCAGGAGCTGTCGGGTCTGATCGACTTCTATTTCGCCTGCACTGATTTCCTTAGCTATGATCTCGCGGTCTGCCTGAACGCCTGGTGCTTCGAGCCGGACGCGTCATTCAATCTGACCAAGGGCCAGGCGATGATCGCGGGCTACGAGCGCGTGCGGAAACTCGAAGATGCGGAGATCGCGGCGCTGCCGCTTCTGTGCCGCGGCGCCGCGCTGCGCTTCATGCTGACGCGGCTCGTCGACTGGCTCAACGTGCCGCCCGGCGCGCTGGTCAGGCCGAAAGACCCGCTCGAATATGATCGCAAACTGTCCGTTCATTCGCGCGTCACGAGCGCGCGCGAATACGGGCTGATGCGTTGA
- the ispH gene encoding 4-hydroxy-3-methylbut-2-enyl diphosphate reductase: MAGTKPKLEILLCAPRGFCAGVVRAIDAVEQALKIYGPPVYVRHEIVHNRYVVESLKRKGAVFVDELSEVPVTTAPVIFSAHGVPKAVPADAAERRLFAIDATCPLVTKVHREAELHAKRDRHVVLIGHQGHPEVIGTIGQLPPGAITLVETAADVAKLDFTQDRPLAYATQTTLSVDDTAEVVAALKARFPDIVGPHKEDICYATTNRQEAVKRIAPQVDAMIVVGSPNSSNSQRLREVAERAGCPTARLVLRGADIDWNLFGNIRTLGVTAGASAPEILVEEIIDAFAERYDVVVETVSTADESVFFPLPRALRPEMASN, translated from the coding sequence ATGGCCGGAACCAAGCCAAAACTCGAAATCCTGCTGTGCGCGCCGCGCGGATTCTGCGCCGGCGTCGTGCGCGCCATTGATGCGGTCGAGCAGGCCCTGAAAATCTATGGGCCGCCGGTCTATGTTCGTCACGAAATCGTGCACAATCGCTATGTCGTCGAAAGTCTGAAGCGCAAGGGCGCGGTGTTCGTCGATGAGCTGTCCGAAGTTCCCGTGACGACCGCGCCTGTGATCTTCTCCGCCCATGGCGTGCCGAAGGCGGTGCCCGCGGATGCGGCCGAACGACGTCTCTTCGCCATCGACGCGACCTGCCCGTTGGTCACCAAGGTCCATCGCGAGGCCGAGTTGCACGCGAAGCGCGACCGGCATGTCGTCCTCATCGGCCATCAGGGCCATCCCGAAGTGATCGGCACGATCGGCCAGCTTCCGCCGGGCGCGATCACGCTGGTCGAGACCGCGGCTGATGTCGCGAAACTCGACTTTACTCAGGATCGCCCGCTCGCTTATGCGACGCAGACCACCCTGTCGGTCGACGACACGGCCGAGGTTGTCGCGGCGCTGAAGGCGCGCTTCCCCGACATTGTCGGGCCGCACAAGGAAGATATCTGCTACGCCACCACCAATCGCCAGGAGGCGGTGAAGCGCATCGCGCCTCAAGTTGATGCGATGATTGTGGTGGGATCGCCGAATTCGTCGAACTCGCAGCGCCTGCGCGAAGTGGCGGAGCGTGCGGGATGCCCGACCGCCCGGCTTGTCCTGCGCGGCGCCGACATCGACTGGAATCTCTTCGGAAATATCCGCACGCTCGGCGTCACCGCCGGCGCCTCGGCGCCGGAGATTCTGGTCGAGGAAATCATCGACGCCTTCGCCGAGCGCTATGACGTCGTCGTCGAGACGGTTTCGACTGCGGATGAAAGTGTGTTCTTTCCGCTGCCGCGCGCGCTGCGCCCTGAAATGGCGTCGAACTGA
- a CDS encoding DUF1127 domain-containing protein translates to MTLTLTTMRSFGSLAHALREAALTGMRKSDVFFAARRNRRAVINLADCDDRMLKDIGLTRAEVEGALEVGFSEDPSAILRRESGIGAFERNEVRSRQTLRPSVIPVVQGYAQGIA, encoded by the coding sequence ATGACGCTGACGCTCACCACGATGCGCTCGTTTGGCTCCCTCGCGCACGCCCTGCGCGAGGCGGCCCTTACGGGAATGCGCAAATCCGACGTTTTCTTCGCCGCCCGACGCAATCGGCGCGCCGTGATCAATCTCGCCGACTGCGACGACCGGATGCTCAAGGATATCGGCCTGACCCGGGCCGAGGTCGAGGGCGCCCTCGAAGTCGGGTTCAGCGAGGACCCTTCGGCGATCCTGCGCCGGGAATCGGGCATCGGCGCTTTCGAGCGCAACGAGGTCCGCTCGCGGCAGACGCTGCGCCCTTCCGTGATCCCTGTTGTTCAGGGATACGCGCAGGGCATCGCCTGA
- a CDS encoding glutamate--cysteine ligase: MARDQSDTTPIRARDELVAWFEKGCKTDGELLAGAEHEKFPFYVVNRSPVPYEPHGIHAILDGLAERTGWTPIMEDDHPIGLFDSKGGGAISLEPGGQFELSGAPLPTAHAIDQETQKHLADVKAVAGPLGIGFLALGMSPIWTRAETPVMPKRRYEIMRNYMPKVGSLGLDMMFRTSTVQVNLDFTSEADMVRKLRVSLALQPIATALFANSPFTEGTLNGFKTKRSEIWRDTDNDRSGMLPFAFEDGMGFERYVDYALDVPMYFVKRGDEYHDVTGASFRDLLHGKLRQLPGEAATISDWANHLSTIFPEVRLKRYLEMRGSDVGPAPMIPALAAFWMGLFYDSVALDQAWQIAKDWTADERQKLRDDVPKLALQATIQGRSVRDIARDVLQLSRDGLKRRAKLDSLGRNETRFLSPLDNIITANETQAERLIKLFNSEWKGDVARVFDAMAY, from the coding sequence ATGGCCCGCGATCAATCCGATACGACGCCGATCCGCGCGCGCGACGAACTCGTCGCCTGGTTCGAGAAGGGGTGTAAGACCGACGGCGAACTGCTCGCCGGCGCCGAGCACGAAAAATTTCCCTTCTATGTCGTCAATCGGTCGCCGGTTCCATATGAACCGCACGGCATTCACGCGATCCTCGATGGCCTCGCCGAGCGCACCGGCTGGACGCCGATCATGGAGGACGATCATCCGATCGGTCTCTTTGATTCCAAGGGCGGCGGCGCGATCTCGCTCGAACCCGGCGGGCAATTTGAATTGTCGGGTGCGCCTCTCCCCACAGCGCATGCGATCGATCAGGAAACGCAGAAGCATCTCGCCGATGTGAAGGCGGTGGCCGGCCCGCTCGGCATTGGATTCCTGGCGCTCGGCATGAGCCCGATCTGGACGCGCGCCGAAACGCCCGTGATGCCGAAGCGGCGTTACGAGATCATGCGCAACTACATGCCGAAGGTCGGTTCGCTTGGCCTCGACATGATGTTCCGCACATCGACGGTGCAGGTGAATCTCGATTTCACCTCGGAAGCGGACATGGTGCGGAAGCTGCGCGTGTCGCTGGCCTTGCAGCCGATCGCGACGGCGCTCTTCGCGAATTCGCCTTTCACGGAGGGAACGCTCAACGGCTTCAAGACGAAGCGTTCGGAGATCTGGCGCGACACCGACAATGATCGCTCCGGCATGCTGCCTTTCGCCTTCGAGGACGGCATGGGCTTCGAGCGCTATGTCGATTACGCGCTCGACGTGCCCATGTATTTCGTCAAGCGCGGCGATGAATATCACGACGTCACAGGCGCTTCCTTCCGCGATCTGCTTCACGGAAAACTGAGGCAACTGCCCGGCGAGGCCGCGACGATCTCCGATTGGGCCAATCATCTCTCGACGATTTTCCCCGAGGTGCGCCTGAAGCGCTATCTCGAAATGCGCGGCTCCGATGTTGGTCCGGCGCCGATGATCCCGGCGCTGGCGGCGTTCTGGATGGGGCTGTTCTACGATTCAGTCGCGCTCGACCAGGCCTGGCAGATCGCGAAGGACTGGACCGCGGACGAGCGCCAGAAATTGCGCGACGATGTGCCGAAGCTCGCGCTGCAGGCGACGATCCAGGGGCGCAGCGTGCGCGACATCGCACGCGACGTGCTGCAGCTCTCCCGCGACGGGTTGAAGCGCCGGGCGAAACTCGACTCACTTGGTCGCAACGAAACGCGCTTTCTGTCGCCGCTCGACAATATCATCACCGCCAACGAGACGCAGGCTGAGCGCCTGATCAAGCTGTTCAACAGCGAATGGAAAGGCGACGTCGCGCGTGTGTTCGATGCGATGGCGTACTAG
- a CDS encoding NAD(P)-dependent alcohol dehydrogenase, which translates to MTVNRAWRLSAFGLEHLKLVDEAAPSPGPRELLVRVRATALNYKDRLIIEGTLVPGLSFPYTPASDAAGDVVAVGDAVTRFKIGDRVIGHMITDWIDGDAPAVLHTQTIGMSLRGVLSDYVLLREDASVAAPANLNAVEAATLPIAALTAWFALFEATRPRPAETILIQGTGGVSIFALQFAAATGLRAIVTSSSDEKLARASELGAWRTINYRKQPDWNSEARRLTDGRGVDHVLEMVGGENVRRSIDALGPDGRLSLIGLLGDVEFTLPIIPFMRNRLVVQGISVGHRRAFERMNAAIEKLKIKPVIDTIYPFADARKAFEHLARGAFGKIVIANDGK; encoded by the coding sequence ATGACTGTCAATCGCGCCTGGCGCCTTTCCGCTTTCGGTCTCGAACATCTCAAGCTTGTCGATGAAGCCGCCCCTTCTCCCGGGCCGCGCGAACTGCTCGTCCGGGTGCGCGCGACAGCGCTCAACTACAAGGACAGGCTGATCATCGAGGGGACTCTGGTTCCCGGCCTCAGCTTTCCCTATACGCCCGCTTCGGACGCGGCTGGCGACGTGGTCGCGGTCGGCGACGCGGTCACGCGCTTCAAAATCGGCGATCGCGTCATCGGCCATATGATCACCGACTGGATCGACGGCGATGCGCCGGCGGTGCTGCACACGCAAACAATCGGCATGTCGCTGCGCGGCGTGCTCTCGGACTATGTCCTGCTGCGCGAGGACGCGAGTGTCGCCGCTCCCGCGAATCTCAACGCCGTTGAAGCCGCGACCTTGCCGATCGCCGCCCTCACCGCCTGGTTCGCTCTCTTTGAAGCAACGCGCCCCCGGCCTGCAGAAACCATACTGATTCAGGGCACCGGCGGCGTCTCGATTTTCGCCTTGCAGTTCGCTGCGGCGACAGGATTGCGCGCCATCGTCACATCGAGCAGCGATGAAAAGCTTGCACGCGCAAGCGAACTCGGCGCCTGGCGCACGATCAACTATCGCAAGCAGCCCGACTGGAACAGCGAAGCGCGCCGCCTCACGGATGGCCGCGGCGTCGATCATGTGCTCGAAATGGTCGGCGGCGAAAATGTCCGCCGCTCGATCGACGCGCTTGGTCCCGACGGACGCCTGTCGCTGATCGGTTTGCTGGGCGACGTGGAATTCACGCTGCCGATCATTCCCTTCATGCGCAACCGGCTTGTGGTGCAGGGCATTTCGGTTGGCCATCGCCGCGCGTTCGAGCGCATGAACGCCGCTATCGAAAAGCTCAAGATCAAGCCTGTGATCGATACGATTTATCCTTTCGCCGATGCGCGGAAGGCGTTCGAACATCTCGCGCGCGGCGCGTTCGGCAAGATCGTGATCGCGAACGACGGAAAATGA
- a CDS encoding peroxiredoxin, producing MPIAVGDSLPQANFRVMTADGPAVKTTDDVFKGRRVVLFAVPGAFTPTCHKNHLPGYLTHYDAIKAKGVDAIAVTGVNDVFVMNAWSEATGGKGKIEFLADGNGDFAKSIGLVMDGSGFGLGVRSQRYSMLVEDGVVKAVHVEDTAGKADVSGAEAMLNAL from the coding sequence ATGCCCATCGCCGTCGGCGACAGCCTTCCGCAAGCCAATTTTCGCGTGATGACCGCCGACGGACCGGCGGTGAAGACCACCGACGACGTGTTCAAGGGCCGTCGCGTGGTGCTGTTCGCGGTGCCCGGCGCCTTCACGCCGACCTGTCACAAGAACCATCTGCCGGGCTATCTCACCCATTACGACGCCATCAAGGCGAAGGGCGTCGACGCCATCGCGGTGACCGGCGTCAACGACGTGTTCGTGATGAACGCCTGGTCGGAAGCGACCGGCGGCAAGGGCAAGATCGAATTTCTCGCCGACGGCAATGGCGATTTCGCGAAATCCATCGGCCTCGTCATGGACGGCTCCGGCTTCGGCCTCGGCGTGCGTTCGCAGCGCTATTCCATGCTGGTCGAGGACGGCGTGGTGAAGGCGGTCCATGTCGAGGACACAGCCGGCAAGGCTGACGTCTCCGGCGCCGAGGCGATGCTCAACGCGCTTTGA
- a CDS encoding NAD(P)/FAD-dependent oxidoreductase, giving the protein MSDSSTSKHRPKVVIVGAGFGGIEAARALARSAVDVTLIDRNNYHCFQPLLYQVATAALSPAEIAWPIRAVLRRQSNLTILMLEATGVDVAARRVRAGDVSLPYDYLVLACGATHSYFGHDEWAPFAPGLKRIEDATHIRRRLLLAFERAELIDDPVERQRLLTFVIVGAGPTGVELAGAVAEVARQSLPPDFRRIDPRMARIVLIEAGPRILPTLPEDLSAYAQRSLESMGVEVMLGTRVTACDAAGVATEQAGRIDAGTVIWGAGVVASPAAQWIGAEKDRAGRVKVDANLSVPGHPEIFVVGDTATAADKEGKPVPGIAPAAKQMGRYVGRVIAARVAGERNSKPFSYWHAGDLATIGRKAAVVKLGAIHLRGLIGWLFWGLAHVYFLIGVRNRFVVAFSWFWSYLTYQRAARLITSEGAPAREAPE; this is encoded by the coding sequence ATGAGCGACAGCTCCACTTCCAAGCACCGACCGAAAGTCGTCATCGTCGGCGCGGGCTTCGGCGGCATCGAGGCGGCGAGGGCGCTGGCGCGCTCAGCCGTCGATGTCACGCTGATCGACCGCAACAATTATCATTGCTTTCAGCCGCTGCTTTACCAGGTCGCGACCGCTGCGCTCTCTCCGGCGGAAATAGCATGGCCGATCCGCGCGGTCCTTCGCAGGCAGAGCAATCTCACCATCCTCATGCTCGAAGCGACCGGCGTCGATGTCGCTGCGCGCCGCGTGCGCGCCGGCGACGTCTCTTTGCCTTATGATTATCTCGTGCTCGCCTGCGGCGCGACGCATTCCTATTTCGGCCATGACGAGTGGGCGCCCTTCGCGCCTGGACTGAAGCGCATCGAGGACGCGACCCATATCAGGCGTCGTCTGCTCCTCGCATTCGAGCGCGCGGAACTCATTGACGATCCGGTCGAGCGCCAGCGTCTGCTGACGTTCGTCATCGTTGGCGCGGGTCCCACGGGCGTCGAGCTTGCAGGCGCCGTCGCCGAGGTCGCGCGCCAATCGCTGCCGCCGGATTTCCGTCGCATCGATCCGCGCATGGCGCGCATCGTTCTCATCGAAGCAGGTCCGCGCATCCTGCCGACGCTGCCTGAAGATCTCTCCGCCTATGCGCAGCGCAGTCTTGAAAGCATGGGCGTCGAGGTGATGCTGGGAACGCGCGTGACCGCGTGCGATGCAGCCGGCGTCGCGACCGAGCAGGCGGGACGCATCGATGCGGGAACCGTGATCTGGGGCGCGGGCGTCGTCGCATCGCCTGCGGCGCAATGGATCGGCGCCGAAAAAGACCGCGCCGGACGCGTGAAAGTAGATGCGAATTTGTCTGTTCCTGGTCATCCCGAGATTTTCGTCGTCGGCGACACCGCTACGGCCGCTGATAAGGAAGGAAAACCCGTTCCCGGCATCGCGCCCGCTGCGAAGCAGATGGGCCGCTATGTCGGGCGCGTTATCGCCGCGCGGGTCGCAGGCGAGCGCAACTCAAAGCCGTTCAGCTATTGGCACGCCGGCGATCTCGCCACGATCGGCAGAAAGGCCGCCGTGGTGAAGCTCGGCGCTATTCACTTGAGAGGATTGATCGGCTGGCTCTTCTGGGGCTTGGCGCACGTCTATTTCCTGATCGGCGTCAGGAACCGCTTCGTCGTCGCCTTCAGCTGGTTCTGGAGCTATCTCACTTATCAGCGCGCGGCGCGGCTGATCACCAGCGAGGGAGCGCCGGCGCGAGAGGCGCCGGAATAG
- a CDS encoding Crp/Fnr family transcriptional regulator has translation MIRHLETLARIPLFRSLDSKAIRALDGQCGWKRYRAGEWIIDCGDKSVDLFVVSQGHVRVQIRMISGKEALLRDIHDGEYFGELAALDGQPRSAGIVAVTDTVIARMSPSVFRAAVHAHPDVCDQLLALLASQVRMLANRVNEFTSLDVRHRLYAELLRIARPARDSGGEMVISPPPTHAELAARVSTHREAVTRELGKLAKAGLLMKRRGALALSDPGKLRAMIEEAMS, from the coding sequence ATGATACGTCATTTGGAGACGCTGGCGAGGATTCCGCTTTTCCGTTCGCTGGATTCGAAAGCGATCCGCGCGCTTGACGGCCAGTGCGGCTGGAAGCGCTACAGGGCCGGCGAATGGATCATCGACTGCGGTGATAAGAGCGTCGATCTCTTCGTCGTGTCGCAGGGCCATGTGCGCGTTCAGATCAGGATGATCTCCGGCAAGGAAGCGCTGCTGCGCGACATTCATGACGGCGAGTATTTCGGCGAGCTGGCTGCTCTCGACGGGCAGCCGCGCTCGGCGGGAATCGTCGCGGTCACCGACACGGTGATCGCGCGCATGTCGCCTTCCGTCTTTCGCGCGGCGGTGCATGCGCATCCCGACGTCTGTGATCAGTTGCTGGCGCTGCTGGCGTCGCAGGTCAGGATGCTGGCGAATCGGGTCAACGAGTTCACCTCGCTTGATGTCAGGCATCGGCTCTATGCCGAGCTGCTGCGCATTGCGCGGCCGGCGAGAGATTCGGGCGGAGAGATGGTCATTTCGCCGCCGCCGACCCATGCGGAGCTGGCGGCGCGCGTCAGCACCCATCGCGAGGCCGTCACGCGTGAGCTCGGCAAGCTCGCGAAGGCTGGCCTGCTGATGAAGCGGCGCGGCGCGCTGGCGCTGTCCGATCCCGGCAAGCTCAGGGCGATGATCGAGGAGGCGATGAGCTGA
- a CDS encoding LysR substrate-binding domain-containing protein, producing the protein MTHLLDVDQLRTFVAIADAGSFTRAAELVHKTQSAVSMQMKRLEERLGKELFARDGRQSRLTEEGERLLDYARRIVRLNLEAIASFNEAELAGRVRLGVPDDYADRYLPEVLARFSRSNPRVEVTVLCEPTHLLVEAIAESQLDLAIVTQCETTVPAEIFREERLLWVSSARHSVHEEEVVPLALGRATCSWRRSATGTLDTTGRRYRVLYSSWNSNAVGAAVMAGLAVSVLPESAIRTGMRILSPADGFPSLPSCKVGLMRSNAHGDALVAALAGHIVQSLDNLPSRTDTPVREAAE; encoded by the coding sequence ATGACCCACCTTCTCGACGTTGATCAGCTGCGCACCTTCGTCGCCATCGCCGACGCCGGCTCCTTCACCCGAGCCGCGGAACTCGTTCACAAGACCCAGTCCGCCGTCTCCATGCAGATGAAGCGGCTGGAGGAGCGGCTCGGCAAGGAGCTGTTCGCCCGGGACGGTCGCCAGTCCCGCCTCACCGAGGAAGGCGAGCGCCTGCTCGACTATGCCCGCCGCATCGTCAGGCTGAATCTCGAAGCCATCGCTTCCTTCAATGAGGCGGAGCTCGCCGGCCGCGTCCGCCTCGGCGTGCCCGACGATTACGCCGACCGCTATCTCCCCGAGGTGCTGGCGCGCTTCTCGCGCTCCAATCCGCGCGTCGAGGTGACGGTGCTGTGCGAACCGACCCATTTGCTCGTCGAGGCGATTGCGGAATCGCAGCTCGATCTCGCCATCGTCACGCAATGCGAGACGACGGTTCCGGCCGAAATCTTCCGCGAGGAGCGGCTGCTCTGGGTCTCGTCCGCGCGCCATTCCGTGCATGAGGAAGAGGTGGTGCCGCTGGCGCTCGGGCGCGCGACCTGCTCATGGCGTCGTTCTGCGACCGGAACGCTTGATACGACCGGCCGCCGTTATCGCGTGCTTTATTCCAGCTGGAATTCGAACGCGGTCGGCGCCGCCGTGATGGCTGGCCTCGCGGTTTCGGTCCTGCCGGAAAGCGCGATCCGCACCGGCATGCGCATTCTCTCGCCGGCCGACGGTTTTCCGTCGCTGCCCTCATGCAAGGTCGGGCTGATGCGTTCGAACGCCCATGGCGATGCGCTCGTCGCCGCGCTCGCCGGACATATCGTGCAGAGCCTCGACAACTTGCCGTCGCGGACGGATACGCCAGTCCGCGAAGCGGCGGAGTAG
- the rnhA gene encoding ribonuclease HI: protein MTSRVDIYTDGACSGNPGPGGWGAILRYGEVEKEMSGGEKLTTNNRMELMAAISALESLKRAIPVVIHTDSQYVKNGITQWIHGWKKNGWRTADKKPVKNEELWKRLDAAVAQHQVTWKWIKGHAGHEFNERADELARLAIKALAGSDAARAASD, encoded by the coding sequence ATGACTTCTCGCGTCGATATCTATACCGATGGCGCCTGCTCGGGAAATCCGGGGCCGGGCGGCTGGGGCGCGATCCTGCGCTATGGCGAGGTCGAGAAGGAAATGAGCGGCGGCGAGAAGCTCACCACCAACAATCGCATGGAATTGATGGCGGCGATATCCGCGCTCGAAAGTTTGAAGCGCGCCATTCCCGTCGTCATCCATACCGACAGCCAGTATGTGAAGAACGGCATCACGCAATGGATTCACGGCTGGAAGAAAAACGGCTGGCGCACCGCCGACAAGAAACCGGTGAAGAACGAGGAACTATGGAAGCGTCTCGACGCTGCGGTCGCGCAGCATCAGGTGACGTGGAAATGGATCAAGGGCCACGCCGGCCATGAATTCAACGAGCGCGCGGACGAATTGGCGCGCCTGGCGATCAAAGCGCTGGCGGGGTCCGACGCGGCGCGCGCCGCGTCGGACTAA
- a CDS encoding LysR family transcriptional regulator — translation MIHTGSLNGLHAFVQVVEAGSFTEAAARLRLTKSAVGKSVSEMERRLGVRLLNRSTRSLSLTSEGRAYYEACSRALAEIDAAQALLASRRLAPSGRLRVDLPLSFGRRCVAPVLFEIAERYPELFLEISFNDRRVDLIEEGIDLAVRMGDLEDSSALVARKLYVQSSIVVASPDYLKRQGRPRDVDDLANHALIAYGRDGFTRPWLLVNAEGKQRSIVPRAQLVLGHGEPMLDAALAHRGLAYLPTWLAIDHLRSGALEIALSTPPVESAAVHALWPATRALTPKVRVVVDALVARFASGGWDTI, via the coding sequence ATGATCCATACCGGCAGTCTCAACGGCCTTCACGCCTTCGTTCAGGTGGTCGAAGCGGGCAGCTTCACCGAGGCGGCCGCCCGTCTGCGCCTGACCAAATCTGCGGTCGGCAAGTCGGTCAGCGAGATGGAGCGTCGCCTTGGCGTCAGACTGCTCAATCGTTCGACGCGAAGTCTCAGCCTCACCAGCGAGGGCCGCGCCTATTATGAGGCTTGCTCACGCGCGCTCGCGGAGATCGACGCGGCCCAGGCCCTGCTCGCCTCGCGCCGCCTGGCGCCGTCCGGACGCTTGCGGGTCGATCTTCCCCTCAGCTTCGGCCGGCGTTGCGTCGCGCCGGTCCTGTTCGAGATCGCGGAGCGATATCCCGAATTGTTCCTTGAGATTTCGTTCAATGATCGCCGCGTCGATCTGATCGAGGAAGGGATCGATCTCGCGGTCCGCATGGGCGATCTCGAAGACAGTTCGGCGCTTGTCGCGCGCAAGCTTTATGTCCAGAGCTCCATCGTCGTCGCATCGCCCGATTATCTCAAGCGGCAGGGCCGGCCGCGCGATGTCGACGATCTCGCAAACCATGCGCTCATCGCCTACGGGCGCGACGGCTTCACGCGACCGTGGCTGCTCGTCAACGCCGAGGGAAAGCAGCGCTCAATCGTTCCGCGCGCGCAGCTTGTGCTTGGTCACGGCGAACCGATGCTCGACGCTGCGCTCGCCCATCGCGGGCTCGCCTATCTCCCGACTTGGCTCGCCATCGATCACTTGAGAAGCGGCGCGCTGGAGATCGCCTTGTCGACGCCGCCGGTGGAAAGCGCCGCCGTTCATGCGCTATGGCCGGCGACGCGCGCGCTCACGCCGAAAGTGCGCGTCGTCGTCGATGCGCTGGTTGCGCGCTTCGCGAGCGGCGGGTGGGACACAATATAG